In Paralichthys olivaceus isolate ysfri-2021 chromosome 13, ASM2471397v2, whole genome shotgun sequence, the following are encoded in one genomic region:
- the nradd gene encoding tumor necrosis factor receptor superfamily member 16 isoform X2 has translation MRLLAVCALLLFKVSFGDACASNKFTESGQCCSLCPAGFGVEAQCEKEDTKCAPCPPGTFSSSEGLGPCLPCIKCPYRAPMISSCSADQDTQCECGNGLFFMRDHGLCAPCSKCTRGEGAVRQCGLQGDTVCQMCGPGTFSEERISTKSCQACTQCSDSEVEIRPCMPNSDTLCMDKKLHILSRPTVTDGTREAPGDEVIEGEETSPAPGTPKFTPQDEAGSNNILAYVSVLAAVVLGLLIYVAYKCWRSCKQKKALSKARAAELGSSPEGEKLQSDSGVFLDSHSLQDNQLSKGTKTDSKQDARLYINLPPHRQEEVERLLQEGGGRGWRQLGAALGYEPEQLDLFGRGEAPAHTLLSNWAQKEGSTLGLLCSALARIERPDVVTGLTCPTQGVSVV, from the exons ATGAGACTGCTGGCTGTTTGCGCGCTTCTGCTGTTCAAA gtTAGTTTTGGAGATGCCTGTGCCAGTAACAAGTTTACTGAGTCGGGGCAGTGTTGCAGTCTGTGTCCCGCTGGCTTCGGAGTGGAGGCACAATGTGAGAAAGAGGATACCAAGTGTGCACCGTGCCCACCAG GAACATTTTCCTCATCCGAAGGCCTCGGCCCCTGCCTTCCTTGCATCAAGTGTCCATACAGAGCCCCGATGATTTCCTCTTGCTCTGCGGACCAAGACACACAATGTGAATGTGGCAACGGCTTGTTCTTTATGAGAGACCATGGCCTGTGTGCGCCTTGCTCCAAATGCACCCGTGGTGAGGGTGCCGTCCGGCAGTGCGGCCTTCAGGGAGACACCGTGTGCCAGATGTGTGGCCCTGGGACGTTTTCTGAGGAGCGCATCAGCACCAAGTCCTGCCAGGCCTGTACCCAGTGCTCTGACAGCGAGGTGGAGATCCGACCTTGTATGCCCAACTCTGACACACTCTGCATGG ATAAGAAGCTGCACATTTTATCCCGACCTACTGTGACTGATGGGACCCGGGAAGCTCCTGGCGATGAGGTGATAGAGGGCGAGGAGACCAGTCCTGCTCCTGGAACACCCAAATTTACCCCACAGGATGAGGCTGGCAGCAACAACATTCTGGCCTATGTGTCTGTTCTGGCTGCCGTGGTGCTGGGTCTGCTCATTTATGTGGCTTATAAATG CTGGAGATCGTGTAAACAGAAGAAGGCTCTCTCTAAGGCCCGTGCGGCTGAGCTGGGATCATCTCCAGAGGGAGAAAAGCTCCAAAGTGACAGCGGGGTTTTTCTGGACTCTCACAGCCTACAGGACAACCAGCTCAGCAAAG GAACAAAGACTGACAGCAAGCAGGACGCTCGACTATACATCAACCTTCCCCCCCACAGACAGGAAGAAGTGGAGCGCCTCctgcaggagggagggggtCGGGGGTGGAGGCAGCTGGGCGCAGCACTGGGCTATGAGCCAGAACAGCTGGACCTGTTTGGGCGTGGAGAGGCCCCCGCTCACACGCTCCTCTCTAACTGGGCCCAGAAAGAAGGCTCCACTCTGGGACTGCTGTGTTCGGCGCTGGCCCGCATCGAGAGGCCCGATGTGGTAACAGGCCTCACCTGTCCCACGCAGGGCGTCTCTGTGGTCTGA
- the nradd gene encoding tumor necrosis factor receptor superfamily member 16 isoform X1, with protein MRLLAVCALLLFKVSFGDACASNKFTESGQCCSLCPAGFGVEAQCEKEDTKCAPCPPGTFSSSEGLGPCLPCIKCPYRAPMISSCSADQDTQCECGNGLFFMRDHGLCAPCSKCTRGEGAVRQCGLQGDTVCQMCGPGTFSEERISTKSCQACTQCSDSEVEIRPCMPNSDTLCMDKKLHILSRPTVTDGTREAPGDEVIEGEETSPAPGTPKFTPQDEAGSNNILAYVSVLAAVVLGLLIYVAYKCWRSCKQKKALSKARAAELGSSPEGEKLQSDSGVFLDSHSLQDNQLSKAGTKTDSKQDARLYINLPPHRQEEVERLLQEGGGRGWRQLGAALGYEPEQLDLFGRGEAPAHTLLSNWAQKEGSTLGLLCSALARIERPDVVTGLTCPTQGVSVV; from the exons ATGAGACTGCTGGCTGTTTGCGCGCTTCTGCTGTTCAAA gtTAGTTTTGGAGATGCCTGTGCCAGTAACAAGTTTACTGAGTCGGGGCAGTGTTGCAGTCTGTGTCCCGCTGGCTTCGGAGTGGAGGCACAATGTGAGAAAGAGGATACCAAGTGTGCACCGTGCCCACCAG GAACATTTTCCTCATCCGAAGGCCTCGGCCCCTGCCTTCCTTGCATCAAGTGTCCATACAGAGCCCCGATGATTTCCTCTTGCTCTGCGGACCAAGACACACAATGTGAATGTGGCAACGGCTTGTTCTTTATGAGAGACCATGGCCTGTGTGCGCCTTGCTCCAAATGCACCCGTGGTGAGGGTGCCGTCCGGCAGTGCGGCCTTCAGGGAGACACCGTGTGCCAGATGTGTGGCCCTGGGACGTTTTCTGAGGAGCGCATCAGCACCAAGTCCTGCCAGGCCTGTACCCAGTGCTCTGACAGCGAGGTGGAGATCCGACCTTGTATGCCCAACTCTGACACACTCTGCATGG ATAAGAAGCTGCACATTTTATCCCGACCTACTGTGACTGATGGGACCCGGGAAGCTCCTGGCGATGAGGTGATAGAGGGCGAGGAGACCAGTCCTGCTCCTGGAACACCCAAATTTACCCCACAGGATGAGGCTGGCAGCAACAACATTCTGGCCTATGTGTCTGTTCTGGCTGCCGTGGTGCTGGGTCTGCTCATTTATGTGGCTTATAAATG CTGGAGATCGTGTAAACAGAAGAAGGCTCTCTCTAAGGCCCGTGCGGCTGAGCTGGGATCATCTCCAGAGGGAGAAAAGCTCCAAAGTGACAGCGGGGTTTTTCTGGACTCTCACAGCCTACAGGACAACCAGCTCAGCAAAG caGGAACAAAGACTGACAGCAAGCAGGACGCTCGACTATACATCAACCTTCCCCCCCACAGACAGGAAGAAGTGGAGCGCCTCctgcaggagggagggggtCGGGGGTGGAGGCAGCTGGGCGCAGCACTGGGCTATGAGCCAGAACAGCTGGACCTGTTTGGGCGTGGAGAGGCCCCCGCTCACACGCTCCTCTCTAACTGGGCCCAGAAAGAAGGCTCCACTCTGGGACTGCTGTGTTCGGCGCTGGCCCGCATCGAGAGGCCCGATGTGGTAACAGGCCTCACCTGTCCCACGCAGGGCGTCTCTGTGGTCTGA